The Castanea sativa cultivar Marrone di Chiusa Pesio chromosome 11, ASM4071231v1 genome contains a region encoding:
- the LOC142615157 gene encoding uncharacterized protein LOC142615157: protein MGSKMRRKQQVWYVPQPLTPLMEWPDPEMQEEGNKKESSWEVIREWFRATKSSPGASFSSPFDGAIQPKKQDLRLLLGVLGCPLAPIPLVNDPIDRLHIKDIPMETSIANYIIQQYLAATGCLKQQKCAKTMYATGTVKMICCETEVSSGKNVKTLGTRSGENGCFVLWQMLPGKWSLDLVVGGNQVIAGSDGKIVWRHTSWLGTHAAKGPQRPLRRIIQGLDPKTTASLFANAQCLGEKRLGHDDCFVLKVCADRAAVMERNDGSAEVIRHVLYGYFCQKSGLLVYLEDSHLTRVQTPENEIVYWETTIGSSIGDYRDVDGVLIAHQGRSIATVFRFGELSQQHTRTRMEEVWTIDDVVYNVPGLSLDYFIPPADIVDNLHSP, encoded by the exons ATGGGTTCTAAAATGAGAAGAAAGCAACAAGTGTGGTACGTGCCTCAACCATTGACACCCCTAATGGAATGGCCAGACCCAGAAATGCAAGAAGAAGGTAACAAAAAAGAGAGTTCTTGGGAAGTCATACGTGAATGGTTTAGAGCAACAAAAAGCTCTCCCGGGGCCAGTTTTTCAAGCCCATTTGATGGTGCCATTCAACCAAAGAAACAAGATTTGAGGCTTTTGCTTGGTGTTCTTGGTTGCCCTCTTGCTCCAATTCCCCTAGTCAATGACCCAATTGATCGTCTTCACATCAAAGACATTCCTATg GAAACTTCAATTGCAAATTATATCATACAACAATATCTAGCAGCCACGGGGTGTCTAAAGCAACAAAAGTGTGCAAAAACCATGTACGCAACAGGGACGGTGAAGATGATTTGTTGTGAGACAGAAGTTTCTTCTGGGAAAAATGTGAAAACTTTGGGAACAAGAAGCGGTGAAAATGGTTGCTTCGTTCTTTGGCAAATGTTGCCTGGCAAGTGGTCTCTGGATTTGGTTGTGGGAGGCAATCAAGTCATTGCTGGTAGTGATGGCAAAATTGTGTGGCGCCACACTTCTTGGCTAGGCACACACGCAGCGAAAGGCCCCCAACGCCCACTCCGTCGCATCATACAG GGCCTAGACCCAAAAACCACAGCCAGCTTATTTGCCAATGCCCAATGCCTGGGAGAGAAACGACTTGGCCATGACGACTGCTTTGTACTAAAAGTATGTGCAGACCGCGCAGCTGTGATGGAAAGAAATGATGGTTCAGCAGAGGTGATTAGGCATGTACTATATGGCTATTTTTGCCAAAAGAGTGGTCTCCTTGTATACTTGGAAGACTCCCACCTCACTAGGGTACAAACCCCAGAAAATGAAATTGTGTATTGGGAAACTACAATAGGAAGTAGCATTGGAGACTATAGAGATGTGGATGGTGTGCTTATTGCTCATCAAGGCAGGTCAATTGCCACAGTTTTCAGGTTTGGGGAGTTGTCACAACAACATACTAGGACTAGAATGGAAGAAGTTTGGACAATTGATGATGTTGTGTATAATGTACCAGGGCTCTCACTTGACTACTTCATCCCTCCAGCTGATATTGTGGACAACCTACACTCCCCATGA